The Chryseobacterium nakagawai genome has a segment encoding these proteins:
- a CDS encoding DUF7832 domain-containing protein, protein MSKYDDASWHYGGDFPEGLPQKNGATHTGMFLNWCIQNDLISDELKEDHEEEIEKLKRREITGAEFIMDSCDGKFSEYDLSDLGNSFAKDYYADETDFGNRYSSFADDYVNLFDTKAEENDYEYETFYHIEDTYENYDLMKQVIDYRFEEWKEYIKE, encoded by the coding sequence ATGTCTAAATATGATGATGCTTCATGGCATTATGGTGGTGATTTTCCTGAAGGGCTTCCTCAGAAAAACGGAGCAACGCATACTGGTATGTTCCTGAACTGGTGTATTCAGAATGATCTGATCTCCGATGAACTGAAGGAAGATCATGAAGAGGAAATTGAAAAATTAAAACGAAGAGAGATTACAGGTGCAGAATTCATTATGGATTCTTGTGATGGAAAATTCTCTGAATATGACCTGAGTGATCTTGGAAACAGTTTTGCAAAGGACTATTATGCAGATGAAACCGATTTTGGAAACCGATACAGTTCTTTTGCAGATGACTACGTCAATCTTTTTGATACTAAAGCAGAGGAAAACGATTATGAATATGAAACCTTCTACCACATTGAAGATACCTACGAAAACTATGATCTGATGAAACAAGTCATTGATTATCGTTTTGAAGAGTGGAAGGAATATATTAAAGAATAA
- a CDS encoding CinA family nicotinamide mononucleotide deamidase-related protein, translating into MEKAVLITIGDEILSGNTVDTNSNFIASELKNIGIKVVQIFTISDEIDTIKNTLSAAFQLGDLIITTGGLGPTRDDKTKKALAEFFNDEIALDEVTFNHLKGYMERRGRADILERNKEQAFVPTKSIVFQNHFGTAPCMMMELDGKLSYSLPGVPYEVKPLIKDQIIPYLQEKFNLNYIHSRIVSVVGIPESILADTIEDWELALPENISLSYLPVGTRVKLRITALGNNEEALKQQTENEIQKLLPLIKDHVIAMSEDKIEKILAEILTERKLTISTAESCTGGELAKMITSVSGSSKYFLGGMVAYATEKKIKILNVSRETVDQFTVVSEQVAQEMAKGCQELFDTHISLSTTGVAGPGKGEDGKDVGTVFYTIRINNQEVTSKLYMPHLERVDFMDFVSQKVIQDLVGLLVSH; encoded by the coding sequence ATGGAAAAAGCAGTCCTAATCACTATTGGTGACGAAATCCTTTCCGGAAATACGGTAGATACCAATTCCAATTTTATTGCCTCTGAACTTAAAAATATCGGAATAAAGGTTGTACAGATCTTTACTATTTCAGACGAAATAGATACCATTAAGAATACATTAAGTGCTGCCTTTCAATTAGGTGATCTCATCATTACAACCGGAGGATTGGGTCCTACAAGGGATGATAAGACCAAAAAGGCACTTGCAGAATTTTTCAATGACGAAATTGCTCTGGATGAGGTAACTTTTAACCACCTTAAAGGATACATGGAAAGACGTGGAAGGGCGGATATTCTGGAAAGAAATAAAGAACAGGCTTTTGTACCTACAAAATCTATTGTTTTTCAAAACCATTTTGGAACTGCACCTTGTATGATGATGGAACTGGATGGAAAACTGAGCTACAGTTTGCCTGGTGTTCCTTATGAAGTAAAACCATTGATAAAAGATCAGATTATTCCTTATTTACAGGAAAAATTTAATCTTAACTATATTCATTCAAGAATTGTTTCTGTAGTGGGGATTCCGGAGAGTATTCTCGCAGATACCATTGAAGACTGGGAACTTGCCCTTCCTGAAAACATCTCATTGTCTTACCTTCCGGTAGGAACCAGGGTAAAGTTGAGAATAACAGCATTAGGAAACAATGAAGAAGCTTTAAAACAACAGACAGAAAATGAAATCCAGAAACTGCTTCCTCTTATCAAGGATCATGTGATTGCGATGTCTGAAGATAAAATAGAGAAGATTCTGGCAGAAATTCTTACAGAAAGAAAACTCACTATTTCAACTGCAGAAAGCTGTACCGGAGGAGAATTGGCAAAAATGATTACTTCAGTTTCCGGAAGCTCAAAATATTTTCTTGGGGGGATGGTCGCTTATGCTACAGAAAAAAAAATCAAAATTTTAAATGTTTCCAGAGAAACGGTAGATCAGTTTACTGTAGTCAGTGAACAGGTCGCCCAGGAAATGGCAAAAGGATGTCAGGAATTATTTGATACCCATATTTCCCTTTCTACTACCGGTGTGGCTGGCCCTGGAAAAGGGGAGGATGGTAAAGATGTAGGAACCGTTTTTTATACAATACGAATTAATAATCAGGAAGTAACTTCAAAATTATACATGCCTCATCTGGAAAGAGTAGACTTTATGGATTTCGTTTCCCAGAAGGTGATTCAGGATCTTGTAGGGCTTTTGGTAAGTCACTAA
- a CDS encoding polysaccharide deacetylase family protein gives MENSKQIFQTNSKKRWKSVQWGSRIFIFVAALLLLALGLMMTLDRSPKIPFKEDYKAVITANKPYLQENKISKEYKGFRNFISEKNIHTSFAKIQKARAERYKNQNRNWAQFPGGIRSAFYVAWDPQSLMSLKRNIRHVNLVFPEWFFLDPKTGDLKTNVDPEGYKIIKRTGVAAMPILSNNSNQEFRAEGLGKVLNDPKKRTDLIQKLTQQCLKYHFKGINIDFEDMNLDSDENLIAFMKELSGTFKQNQLLVTMDIMTDNDDYNIPRLDPYVDYFVLMAYDEYSASSDAGPVSSQKWIEAQTGKIVKQTSPHKIILGLGAYGYDWSSNKDDNTSVTYMQAITKASASKAVIDFNDNTFNLNYSYTDSKNNSHTVFFNDAASIFNTMRFSSEYPLAGTALWRLGSEDSRIWNFYDKDLTFAGLSKLNLKTLENVKGQTMVDYIGEGEVLDVLNTPHDGKIALEIDPKEKIITDENYITYPSSYEVKKYGSAPQKELVLTFDDGPDETYTPQVLDILSKYHVPAAFFLVGLNAEKNLPLVRRIYREGHEIGNHTFTHENVAKVSPERALLELKLTRLLIECVTGHSTILFRAPYNADSEPTTSEEIIPVALARQQNYLDIGENIDPEDWQPGIKADEIVKRVMAGIKQERGNIILLHDAGGDTREETVKALKILIPTLQKQGYHFTNLTSILHKSKSELMPEVPKTRSYYIMQLNLVLATVIYGVSHFLVALFTIFIVLGLIRLLLMAYWAFKERKKEKKLGEFPTLELYPKVSIIVPAYNEEVNIVSSLHNLLKQTYPNFNIIMVDDGSKDSTFEKAKEAFPNHPKLEIFTKENGGKATALNFGISQTDAEYVVCIDADTKLQQDAVKYLIARFLNAGPEEKIAAVAGNVKVGNTVNWLTKWQAIEYTTSQNFDRLAYAHINAITVIPGAIGAFKRSVILEAGGYSSDTLAEDCDITVKILRAGYTVANENQAIAVTEAPESVAQFLKQRFRWTYGIMQMFWKQRQTFLNPKYKGLGLWAMPNILLFQYIIPFFSPLADLIMFFGILSGNGSKIFGYYLIFLLVDASLALIAFIMQREKLVNLLYIIPQRFGYRWLMYIVLFKSLRKALKGEMQSWGFLKRTGNVKEIATS, from the coding sequence GTGGAAAATTCCAAACAGATTTTTCAGACCAACAGCAAGAAACGTTGGAAAAGTGTACAATGGGGAAGCCGTATCTTTATTTTTGTTGCGGCGCTCCTTCTTTTAGCGTTAGGTTTGATGATGACCCTGGACAGAAGTCCAAAAATTCCTTTTAAAGAAGATTATAAAGCAGTAATTACAGCGAATAAACCTTATCTTCAGGAAAATAAAATTTCTAAAGAGTATAAAGGCTTCAGAAACTTCATCTCTGAAAAAAATATTCATACCAGTTTTGCCAAGATTCAAAAGGCAAGAGCAGAACGATATAAAAATCAAAATAGAAACTGGGCGCAGTTTCCCGGCGGAATTCGTTCTGCCTTCTATGTAGCATGGGATCCACAGTCTCTGATGTCTTTAAAAAGAAACATCAGACACGTCAATCTGGTATTTCCTGAATGGTTTTTCCTTGATCCTAAAACAGGAGACCTGAAAACCAACGTTGACCCGGAAGGATATAAAATAATCAAAAGAACAGGAGTGGCAGCCATGCCTATTCTGAGCAATAACTCTAATCAGGAATTCCGTGCTGAAGGGCTGGGGAAGGTATTGAATGATCCAAAGAAAAGAACGGATCTTATTCAAAAGCTTACCCAACAGTGCCTGAAATATCATTTCAAAGGTATCAATATCGACTTTGAAGATATGAATCTTGATTCTGATGAGAACCTGATTGCTTTTATGAAAGAACTTTCAGGAACTTTTAAACAGAATCAACTGTTGGTAACCATGGATATTATGACGGACAATGATGATTATAACATTCCGAGATTAGATCCTTATGTAGATTACTTTGTATTGATGGCTTATGATGAATATTCTGCAAGTAGTGATGCAGGCCCTGTTTCTTCACAGAAATGGATCGAAGCCCAGACGGGTAAAATCGTTAAGCAAACCTCTCCTCATAAAATTATTCTTGGGTTGGGAGCGTATGGTTATGACTGGAGCTCCAACAAGGATGACAATACTTCAGTAACGTATATGCAGGCGATCACTAAAGCAAGTGCCAGTAAAGCGGTGATTGATTTTAATGACAATACCTTCAATTTAAACTATTCTTATACAGATTCAAAAAATAATAGCCATACTGTATTTTTTAATGATGCAGCGTCCATTTTTAACACCATGCGTTTCTCTTCTGAATACCCATTGGCAGGAACAGCCCTTTGGAGACTGGGAAGTGAAGACAGCAGAATCTGGAACTTCTATGATAAGGACCTTACATTTGCCGGGCTTTCTAAGTTAAATTTAAAAACACTGGAAAATGTAAAAGGACAGACCATGGTGGATTATATCGGGGAGGGGGAAGTACTGGATGTTCTGAATACGCCCCATGATGGTAAAATTGCATTGGAAATAGATCCGAAAGAGAAAATCATCACAGATGAAAACTATATTACGTATCCAAGTTCTTATGAAGTAAAAAAGTATGGAAGTGCTCCGCAGAAAGAACTGGTACTGACATTTGATGATGGGCCCGATGAAACTTACACGCCTCAGGTATTAGATATATTGTCCAAATACCATGTTCCGGCAGCCTTCTTTTTAGTAGGTTTAAATGCAGAAAAAAATCTTCCGCTGGTTAGAAGAATCTATCGGGAAGGTCATGAAATAGGAAACCACACTTTTACGCATGAAAATGTAGCAAAAGTAAGCCCGGAAAGAGCTTTACTTGAACTGAAACTTACAAGACTTCTCATAGAATGTGTAACAGGACACAGTACGATCCTTTTCCGTGCCCCTTATAACGCAGACTCTGAGCCTACCACTTCAGAAGAGATTATTCCGGTGGCATTGGCAAGACAGCAAAACTATCTGGATATAGGAGAAAATATTGATCCGGAAGATTGGCAGCCCGGAATAAAAGCAGATGAAATTGTGAAACGCGTAATGGCGGGAATCAAGCAGGAGAGAGGGAATATCATTTTGCTTCATGATGCGGGAGGTGACACAAGAGAAGAAACGGTAAAAGCTTTGAAGATTTTGATTCCTACTCTTCAGAAACAAGGCTATCATTTTACTAATCTTACCAGTATTCTACATAAGAGCAAAAGCGAACTGATGCCTGAAGTTCCTAAAACCAGATCTTATTATATCATGCAGCTTAATTTAGTACTGGCAACCGTGATCTATGGAGTGAGTCACTTTTTGGTGGCACTGTTTACTATTTTCATTGTGTTGGGATTAATAAGATTATTGTTAATGGCGTATTGGGCTTTTAAAGAAAGAAAAAAAGAGAAAAAACTGGGCGAATTTCCAACGCTTGAATTGTATCCAAAGGTTTCCATTATTGTGCCTGCTTATAATGAAGAAGTAAATATAGTATCTTCCCTACATAATCTGTTGAAACAAACCTATCCGAATTTTAATATCATTATGGTAGATGATGGAAGCAAAGATTCAACGTTTGAAAAGGCGAAAGAAGCTTTTCCCAATCATCCGAAGTTGGAAATATTTACAAAAGAAAACGGTGGAAAAGCAACTGCTCTAAACTTTGGGATTTCACAAACTGATGCAGAATACGTAGTGTGTATAGACGCAGATACTAAACTGCAACAGGATGCTGTGAAATATTTGATCGCGAGATTCCTGAATGCAGGTCCTGAAGAAAAAATAGCAGCTGTAGCGGGAAATGTAAAAGTAGGAAACACTGTCAACTGGCTTACCAAATGGCAGGCGATAGAATACACAACAAGTCAGAATTTTGACAGATTAGCCTATGCTCATATCAATGCAATTACTGTGATTCCTGGTGCGATTGGAGCCTTTAAAAGATCAGTAATTCTTGAAGCAGGAGGGTATTCTTCCGATACTCTGGCTGAAGATTGTGATATTACAGTAAAAATCTTAAGAGCCGGTTATACCGTTGCTAATGAAAACCAGGCTATTGCAGTAACGGAAGCTCCGGAAAGCGTAGCACAATTTCTTAAACAACGTTTCCGCTGGACTTACGGAATCATGCAGATGTTTTGGAAACAGAGACAGACGTTCCTTAACCCTAAATATAAAGGATTGGGACTTTGGGCGATGCCGAATATTTTATTGTTCCAGTATATCATTCCGTTTTTCTCACCATTGGCAGATCTTATTATGTTCTTTGGAATTCTATCAGGAAACGGAAGTAAAATATTCGGTTATTACCTGATCTTCCTTTTAGTGGATGCATCCCTGGCATTAATAGCATTTATTATGCAACGGGAAAAACTGGTGAATCTGCTCTATATCATTCCGCAAAGATTTGGATATAGATGGCTGATGTATATTGTATTATTTAAAAGTTTAAGAAAAGCATTGAAAGGCGAAATGCAGTCCTGGGGCTTCCTGAAACGTACAGGAAATGTAAAAGAGATAGCAACTTCTTAA
- a CDS encoding M13 family metallopeptidase, translating into MKKLTLSLFLIAGICSQNTMSAQAKTAKVAVNNTDKGLDLSLMDTSVRPQDDFYNYVSGTWMKTAKIPADKPTWGSFNKLGEDTDNNSMTILNSLLKDKFTDGSEGKKIQDLYASYMNMQKRNADGIKPIQEHLNKIDAIKNMTDLQNYLASVTKEGENIFYGWGVYADLKNSNMNAVYLGDASLGLGRDYYQKVNEKNTEAIAEYQKYVASMLKELGYKNADEAAKNIVNYEKSIAKTLLTNEQSRDNTLQYNPKTMAELSALVKGVDLPAYLKKVGVNTDKVIIGELEYYKNFDKLVNAENLPIIKDYLKFHMINGSASYLSEKLGDMKFAFFGKYLRGQQEQRALNKRGFELINRNLGEAFGKLYVEKYFPAEAKAQMVELIDYLKKSFTLHINNLTWMSSTTKEKAMQKLNKFTVKVAYPDKWKDYSKLEITPESKGGTLYKNLQNIGEWQYNKDLAKIGKPVDKTEWGMTPQTVNAYYNPVYNEIVFPAAILQPPFFNPKADAAVNFGGIGAVIGHEISHGFDDSGAQFDADGNLVDWWTPEDKANFEKATKALAAQYDKYEPVKGTFVNGTFTNGENIADLGGVNIAYDALQMYLKDKGNPGKISGFTQDQRFFLSWATVWRTLSSEKYMVNQVKTDPHSPGYFRSFGPLINVDAFYKAFDVKKGDKLYKAPEERIKIW; encoded by the coding sequence ATGAAAAAACTAACGCTTTCTTTGTTTCTAATAGCAGGGATCTGCTCTCAAAATACGATGAGTGCACAAGCTAAAACTGCTAAAGTAGCAGTGAACAATACCGATAAAGGTTTAGACCTTAGCTTAATGGATACTTCAGTACGTCCACAGGATGATTTTTATAATTATGTGAGCGGAACATGGATGAAAACAGCTAAAATTCCAGCTGATAAGCCAACTTGGGGAAGCTTCAATAAATTAGGAGAGGATACGGATAACAATTCCATGACTATCCTGAATTCTCTTTTGAAAGATAAATTTACTGACGGAAGTGAAGGGAAGAAGATCCAGGATCTGTATGCTTCTTACATGAATATGCAGAAGAGAAATGCTGACGGAATTAAGCCTATTCAGGAACACCTGAATAAAATTGATGCGATCAAAAATATGACTGACCTTCAGAATTATCTGGCTTCAGTAACGAAGGAAGGTGAAAATATTTTCTACGGGTGGGGAGTATATGCTGACTTGAAGAATTCTAATATGAATGCTGTTTACTTAGGTGATGCTTCTCTTGGTTTAGGGAGAGATTATTATCAGAAAGTAAATGAAAAAAATACAGAAGCTATTGCTGAATATCAGAAATATGTAGCTTCTATGCTGAAAGAATTAGGGTATAAAAATGCTGACGAAGCGGCAAAAAATATCGTTAATTATGAAAAAAGTATTGCAAAGACGCTCTTAACAAACGAGCAAAGTCGTGATAATACCCTTCAATATAATCCTAAAACGATGGCTGAGCTTTCAGCGTTGGTAAAAGGGGTAGATCTTCCGGCTTACCTTAAAAAAGTAGGAGTAAATACAGATAAGGTAATTATTGGAGAACTGGAATATTATAAGAACTTTGATAAATTGGTGAATGCTGAGAACCTTCCGATCATTAAAGATTATCTGAAATTCCACATGATTAATGGAAGTGCCTCTTACCTGAGTGAAAAACTTGGAGATATGAAGTTTGCTTTCTTTGGTAAATATTTAAGAGGTCAGCAGGAGCAGAGAGCACTAAACAAAAGAGGTTTCGAATTAATCAATAGAAACTTAGGAGAAGCTTTCGGCAAACTCTATGTTGAAAAATACTTCCCGGCTGAAGCTAAAGCTCAGATGGTGGAATTGATCGATTACTTAAAGAAGAGCTTTACACTCCACATCAATAACCTGACTTGGATGTCTTCTACTACTAAGGAGAAAGCAATGCAGAAATTGAATAAATTCACTGTAAAAGTTGCTTATCCGGACAAATGGAAAGATTATTCAAAACTGGAGATCACTCCTGAGTCGAAAGGAGGTACATTATACAAAAACCTTCAGAATATCGGGGAGTGGCAATACAATAAAGATTTAGCAAAAATCGGAAAACCGGTGGATAAAACAGAATGGGGAATGACGCCACAGACTGTAAATGCTTATTACAACCCGGTATATAACGAAATCGTATTCCCTGCAGCGATTCTTCAGCCGCCATTCTTCAATCCTAAGGCTGATGCAGCAGTAAACTTTGGAGGAATTGGAGCTGTTATCGGTCACGAAATAAGCCACGGATTCGATGATTCAGGTGCTCAGTTTGATGCAGATGGTAATCTTGTAGACTGGTGGACTCCGGAAGATAAGGCGAACTTTGAAAAAGCAACTAAAGCTCTTGCAGCTCAATATGACAAATATGAACCTGTAAAAGGAACATTCGTAAACGGGACCTTCACAAACGGTGAAAACATCGCTGACTTAGGTGGAGTAAACATCGCTTACGATGCTCTTCAAATGTATTTAAAAGATAAAGGAAATCCAGGAAAAATCAGTGGATTTACTCAGGATCAGAGATTCTTCCTAAGCTGGGCAACCGTTTGGAGAACTTTATCAAGTGAAAAATATATGGTTAACCAGGTGAAGACAGATCCGCACTCTCCGGGTTACTTCAGAAGTTTCGGTCCGCTAATCAACGTTGATGCATTCTACAAAGCATTTGATGTGAAAAAAGGAGACAAATTATACAAAGCTCCAGAAGAGAGAATCAAAATCTGGTAA
- a CDS encoding M13 family metallopeptidase has product MKKLILSLSLITGICTQNLVNAQAKTTKRAVNTIDKGLDLAAMNTSIRPQDDFYNYVNGAWMKTVQIPSDKPAWGSFDKLAEDTDNNSMMILNSLLTDKFAVGSEGKKIQDLYASYMNMQKRNTDGIKPIQEKLNTIDAIKNLTDLQNYLIAATKDGENIFYGWSVSADRKNSKMNAVYLGIPTLGLWGREYYQKVNEKNTETLAEYQKYVASMLKELGYTNADDVSKGIVEYEKSIAKTYLTNEQSRDNTLQYNPQTIAELSALVKEIDLPGYLKKVGVNTDKVIIGEINYYKNLDKLINAKNLPVIKDYMKFHLINGNATYLSEKLDNINFNFFGKYLFGQQEQRTLDKRGLELINRNIGEAFGKLYVEKYFPAESKAQMIELIGYLKKSFAVHIKNLTWMSPVTKERAMDKLNKFSVKVGCPDQWKDYSALEIIPESSLYNNLQDIAAWNYNKKLEKIRKPVDKSEWGMTPQTVNAYYRAVNNEIVFPAAILQPPFFNPKADAAVNFGGIGGVIGHEISHGFDDSGAQFDGEGNLVDWWLPEDKANFEKATKALATQYSQYEPVKGSFINGIHTNGENIADLGGVNIAYDALQMYLKDKGNPGKISGFTPNQRFFMSWASVWKTKATDKYLLLQIKIDKHSPGYLRSFAPLINIDSFYNTFDVKKGDKLYKAPEDRIKIW; this is encoded by the coding sequence ATGAAAAAACTGATACTTTCCCTATCCTTAATCACAGGGATTTGCACTCAGAATTTGGTGAATGCACAGGCTAAAACTACTAAAAGAGCAGTAAACACTATAGACAAAGGTTTAGATCTTGCTGCAATGAACACTTCAATACGGCCACAGGATGATTTTTATAATTATGTGAATGGAGCATGGATGAAAACGGTTCAAATCCCTTCAGATAAGCCAGCTTGGGGAAGCTTTGATAAACTTGCAGAAGACACAGATAACAATTCTATGATGATTCTTAACTCCCTTTTGACGGATAAGTTTGCCGTAGGAAGTGAAGGAAAAAAAATCCAGGATCTTTATGCTTCTTATATGAATATGCAGAAGCGAAATACAGATGGTATCAAGCCTATTCAGGAAAAACTCAATACAATTGATGCTATCAAAAACCTTACTGATCTTCAGAATTATCTGATTGCTGCAACAAAGGACGGAGAAAACATTTTCTATGGATGGTCTGTGAGTGCCGATCGCAAAAATTCAAAGATGAATGCTGTTTATTTGGGGATTCCAACGTTAGGACTTTGGGGAAGAGAGTATTATCAGAAAGTCAATGAGAAAAATACTGAAACTCTTGCTGAATACCAGAAATATGTAGCTTCTATGTTGAAAGAACTGGGATATACAAATGCTGATGATGTTTCAAAAGGAATTGTTGAGTATGAGAAAAGCATTGCAAAAACCTATCTGACCAATGAACAGAGTCGTGACAATACCCTTCAGTACAACCCTCAGACCATAGCAGAACTATCAGCTTTGGTAAAAGAAATAGATCTTCCTGGATATCTTAAAAAAGTAGGGGTAAACACAGATAAAGTCATTATCGGAGAAATTAATTATTATAAAAATCTGGATAAGTTAATCAATGCGAAAAATCTGCCGGTGATTAAAGATTATATGAAATTTCATCTGATTAACGGAAATGCAACTTATTTAAGCGAAAAGCTAGACAATATTAATTTTAACTTCTTTGGAAAATACTTATTCGGGCAGCAGGAACAAAGGACTTTGGATAAAAGAGGCCTCGAGTTGATTAATAGGAATATAGGAGAAGCCTTTGGAAAACTATATGTTGAAAAATACTTTCCTGCAGAATCTAAAGCTCAAATGATAGAACTGATTGGTTATTTAAAGAAAAGCTTTGCAGTTCACATCAAAAATTTAACATGGATGTCACCGGTCACTAAAGAAAGAGCCATGGATAAACTTAATAAATTTAGTGTAAAAGTGGGGTGTCCTGATCAATGGAAAGACTATTCAGCTTTAGAAATTATTCCGGAAAGTTCTTTATATAACAACCTTCAGGATATTGCTGCATGGAATTATAATAAGAAACTTGAAAAAATAAGAAAACCGGTTGATAAATCAGAATGGGGGATGACTCCGCAAACTGTAAATGCTTATTACCGAGCGGTAAACAATGAGATCGTATTTCCGGCAGCTATTCTTCAGCCACCCTTCTTTAATCCTAAAGCAGATGCAGCCGTAAATTTTGGCGGAATAGGAGGAGTTATTGGTCATGAAATAAGCCATGGGTTTGATGATTCAGGAGCTCAGTTTGATGGTGAAGGAAATTTGGTAGACTGGTGGCTGCCTGAAGATAAAGCCAATTTTGAGAAAGCAACCAAAGCTCTTGCTACGCAATACTCCCAATATGAACCAGTAAAAGGATCTTTCATCAATGGGATCCATACAAACGGAGAAAATATTGCAGACCTGGGAGGGGTAAATATTGCTTATGATGCCCTTCAAATGTATTTGAAAGACAAAGGAAATCCAGGAAAAATAAGTGGATTCACCCCAAACCAAAGGTTTTTTATGAGCTGGGCAAGTGTATGGAAAACAAAAGCGACAGATAAATATCTGCTTCTTCAGATTAAAATTGATAAACATTCACCGGGATATCTTAGAAGTTTTGCTCCATTAATTAATATTGATTCATTTTATAATACTTTCGATGTGAAAAAAGGGGACAAATTATACAAAGCTCCGGAAGACAGAATTAAAATATGGTAA